In one window of Bemisia tabaci chromosome 6, PGI_BMITA_v3 DNA:
- the LOC109038499 gene encoding protein charybde — MEVLHRTESVSKFAVKRKGFVFDETEHLSTCRVLTERLEAELRAAKSEQLSCGEVLLPADLLPRIALDILKMAETEPCGLRGCTIFINYESDNQCRRIGTLKCDPSTVSTFEIHLTLRQDLKASWKSMLPQFIKNFTKGGTIVISGSFSLQRKKLYRSFQD; from the exons ATGGAAGTTCTCCACAGAACTGAAAGTGTCTCCAAGTTCGCCGTCAAACGCAAAG GATTTGTGTTTGACGAAACCGAACATTTAAGCACTTGCCGTGTTCTAACGGAAAGGCTAGAAGCAGAACTTAGGGCAGCTAAATCTGAGCAGCTGTCATGTGGTGAAGTGCTTTTACCAGCAGACCTGCTACCTAGGATAGCTCtggacattttaaaaatggcagAAACTGAGCCTTGCGGACTTAG gGGATGCACAATCTTCATCAACTACGAATCTGATAATCAGTGCCGAAGGATAGGAACTTTAAAGTGCGACCCCTCAACCGtgtcaacatttgaaattcaTTTAACTCTTAGGCAAGACCTGAAAGCATCTTGGAAATCTATGTTGCCACAATTTATCAA AAACTTTACCAAAGGTGGAACAATTGTGATAAGTGGAAGTTTCTCTCTGCAAAGGAAAAAACTCTACCGCTCATTCCAGGACTAG